The genomic stretch GCTCCCCCCACTGCCAAAGCCTCTGATAATGCAATTGCCGCTATACAATGATTATACATTGTATCCCCGCCGATATAACCGGTAGGACCTTGCTTTGAAATTATATATTGAATCGCTTTTTGCAATGTCTTTGCATATTTATGCGGAGAATCTACCCTGAATCCGGCGCCTAAAAAAGCCAATGCGGCAAGACTGGTAATTCCTATTTGAGGTTCTGTTGCCTGCCAGGCAGGTAATGCTTTTGGAAGGACCTCCCAGGAGCCGTCTGACTTTTGTTTTTTAAATAAATATTCAAGCCCTTTATTAACTGCAGCTTCCGTCATCGGAGTTCCGCCATATTTCTTTGCCATCTCCGTCCTGTTCATTCTGGCAGAGAAAATACCGATACCTGCTCCGATACCTTTACCGATACCGGTACCCATCCCGCCGCCCTCACCGCCGCCGGCTCCGACAATATCCAGCGGTTTAATAACAGCACTTGATTTATTTGTATCAGCCATCTTTGTGTTAATGACGACTTTCGCGTCGGTAACTTTGATCTCTTGTTTGGCTGTTGAAGGAATATCAACAGGTTTTGAAGACGGAAGTTGTTTTTGTGTTTCCCATTCCGGCGCTTCTGCCTTTCCTCCTCCGCCCATCTGAAGGATACCTCTGAAAACTGTTTTCCTCATTGTCGGATTTACTATAACTATTCCACTGACAAGAAAGAGAATCAGGAGGTGCGCGGTGAAGGAAACAAAGAAGAACTTTGATTCTTTGATCTTTTCTTTAATTCGTTTCATTAGGTTCATTAAAGCTCCTCCGGTTAGGAAACTGCTTGTTAAATTTGGTATTTTTAAAGTAATTTTATTGTACTTGCATTATATCCACAATAAGAATATTTGTCAATAGCTGCAGATTTTAGCAAATATCGACAATGACTTTTATTACTTCGCCTTCTTTTTCTTTACACATTTTAATTGCGTCAACTATATTGTCAAGCTTTACATGATGCGTGATCAGTGTTTTTAGATTTATCCTGCCTCCCGAGACAAGTTTATTTGCAAGCGGGATCATTTTGTCATGATTATACATAATTCCGTGCATCTGTACACCCTTAGATGTTAGTTTTTGCGGGGTAAACTTTGACTGGCCCATAGCATGTCCATAAACAATATATTTTCCGTTTGCTCTGAGCATATCTACACCTTTATCTATCAAATCATCATTACTTCCGGAGGCATCTATTAAAACATCGATATCTATGCAATATTTTTTTACAGTTTCAACCAGATCTTGTTTGTCTGTATTAATAATAAGATCCGCTCCCAGCTCTTTTGCTTTATTCAATCTGAACTCATGCACGTCTGCAACAATAATTTCCATCGCCAGCAAATTTTTAGCGACCTGCAGATGAAGAAGACCGATAGGGCCCGCTCCGATTATTAGCACTTTGTCACCCGGCATAATACCGGAAGAATAAACTGACCCTAAAACCCCGTACAAAGGCTCAAGCAAGGCGCCCTCGTCATACGAGACATTGTCTTTTAAAATATCCATGGAAGCCAAGGTTTTCGGGTATAACCTGTTGTATTCGGCAAACGCCCCGCCGTCCATACCGCCCATTTTACAGCCAAAAGAGAGCCTGTCCCCGACCTTAAATCTTTTAATATTTTTACCCGCCTCAACTACTTCTCCGCTGGATTCGTGACCCGCAACATGAGGATTTTTCAGCCAGGGATTTAGTTTTATGTAAACACCTTCATATATATGATGATCGGTTGCATTACAAATACAAGCCCTGTGTACTTTGAGCAGTAAACTATCGTCATCAATTTGAGGAATATCCATTTCTTCGACTTTTAATTCATAGGGACCCCGGACTACGGCTGCTTTCATTTTGCCTTTCATAGTATTTTTCCTCCCCGCTCCTGCATATATGTAATATTTTTCTTAAGTGTTTCTGTATGGATCTCCTCTCTTACGTGAGGTTCTATTGAAAGAAATCCTTCATATTTGTCTTTTTTTAACTGCTTTAGCAACCCGTCATAATTACACCCGCCCTCCCCTAAAGCCAGACACAGATAATCGTTCTTCTTGTGCTTCCAAATAGTATTACCGGCTTTATCCAAATAGCAGTTAGCCTCTTTTCTTCCCCTTTCGCTAACTTCGGCCTTTTCCCATTCCTTTATCTTCATAGCGTCTTTTATGTGAATATATTTTATATATTTTTTAACAATATCATATGTATACGGGAACGGCTCTTCTCCCGCGATATAATAATTGCAAGGATCATAGAGAAGCCGGAAATATTCTGAATCCATATATTTTAATATCTCCAGAGTTTGTAAAGCACTCTGACACGGATCATCATAAAACTCATTTTCTAATACGAGATATACTTTATTTTTCTCCGCCTCTTTCAAGCAGGGCAAGATCCCGTTTTTATACTCTTTGAGCACTTCTTTTGTTAATATGCCGTTCTCCACTCCTCCAAACGGACCTATCCTTACAATATTCACATTCATTTCTTTTGCAGTATTTATACTGTCAATAAGAGTATTTTGGTTTTGCTCTATCATCTCTTTTTTGGTAAACACACACCAGTTATCCACACTGCTTATTTTCAAATTTTTCGAGCTTAATATATTTTTAAATGAGGTTATATTATCTTTGTAAAGAATATCTTTGCCGTAAATTACTTCAACATAATTGACATTCAAATCCTTAATAACCTTCAACGCCTTGTCTAAATTGTACGTTTCCGGAAAATCACCTGCAGAAATCGAGATCTTCATATTTTTACCGCCTCGATTTCATTATTTTTACAAATTTTACCCGCGGTTTCCCCCTGAACAAAACTTCCTCCAATTTCTATGGTAATCCCCGGTTTTGCATAACCTTTCATTCTCTGAAGCAAACGTTCGACCATCATTTGTCCCATTTTAAACAGGTCAAAACTATAACTGGTTATTTTTAAATCCAACTCTTTGTTTAAGTACCCTCCCAAACCGACAACACTCATATCCTGCGGTATTTTTATATCATTATCTTTCAATGCCAGGATAACAGGTTCGGCGACAGTATCATCAAATGCAAAAACAGCAGTTGGAAGATTTCTCTCTTCATATATTTTTTTACCCAGGTTATAACAGGAATGAAACCCTATTGGCGCTGAAAATATTCTCAAATTAATATTTAATTTTGATTCTTTTATTACCTGATTGATTGCAAGCATTCTAATGCCGTTTGACCTTTCAGGTATTTTTTCCCCTTGAGAGTTTTTTACAAGGCCTTCAACATATAGAATATCCCTGTGTCCTTTGTCGAGGAGATGCTGCATTAAACAGCGGGCACCTTTATACACATCAAAAACAATATAGTCGCATAACGGTAAACTAAGAACATTGTCGCCGGCAATAACAGGAATACCGGTTTCAATTAATCCCCGGATATAATTGTCATCCTCAATCCCCATTGCATAAATACCGCCAATATTTATTTTATTAATATTATCCAAAAACCGGTAATCGTCATAACTTTCCCGCACCTCAACAAAAATATCTATATTATATCTCCTCGCGGCTGATACCGCACTCTCGTACACTTTCGAAAAATATCCCCCAAGGAATTGTTTTTCGGTCAAAATATAGATAGGTTTTAGTTCAGGAGATGGAGGTAACTTTGATTTATTATTTATATTAATACTGCCTTTTACAAAAGAACCCGTCCCTTTTATTTTATAAATCAAATTTTCCTGCTCCAATAAGTTTAGCGCCTTTCTTACCGTGATCATACTTATATCCAATTCCCTGCTTAAATCCTCCATAAAAGGAAACGGCTGATTGGGCAAAAGATCTCCGTTTAATATACTTGTTTTTATTGTTTCGGCTAGTTGAATATATAGAGGAATTCCACTCTTTTTTTCTATTTTGAACTTCATTTTATACTCCGTCTACAAAGTGAATGCTTTATGTATTGTATATGCATTGTATGTGTATTATATCATATATGTACTACTTTGTCAAGTCAGAACGTCGAAGTAAAAAACATCCATCCGGGCGGGTTTTGGGAGTTTCGAGCTTTTAGTGGAATCGAACCCGAAATCCCAGTAAACCTTAATATTATGCAAGCCAATAAAGGTATGCTTTCTACTTAGGATTTCGGGTTACGGTATTGTATTGATTTTTTAATTTCAATAATATATCATACTAGATAAGTGCTTTCCCCCGGGGTAATATACCCTTACATTCTCTTCTCCTTCCGAATTGAGGAGAATCCGGGGATGCGGGTACCGGAATTACGGAGGATTCATGTCCGAGCTTTTGAAAACAGTCTTTTTTGACAAGCACATTGCCGCTAACGCAACTATGACAGACTTTGGCGGATGGAACATGCCTTTAAACTATCCCCGCGGAATTTTAGAAGAACATCTTATCACAAGAAAGAATGCCGGACTTTTTGATGTTTCCCATATGGGTCGTTTTGTAATTCGGGGAAAGAACTCTTTACTCTTCTTGCAGCATGTACTCACAAATAACGCAGCAGCTCTGGATATCAACCAGGCGCAATACACAATTATCCAAAACAGTAACGGCGGAGCAATTGATGATGCTTATCTTTACAAATTCGCTCCCACTGAATACATCCTCGTGGTTAATGCCGGTAACCAGCTAAGGGTCTGGGAGCATCTCTCCCATACCGCAAAGAGATACTCCTCCGCAGTTGAGTTTGAAGATAGATCCATTGAGATCGCCATGCTTTCCCTTCAAGGCCCAAAATCTAAAACTATTCTTTCTTCCCTTTTGGAAGGCGGAAGGATTCCCGACCCGGTAAAGAACGCAATGAGCTCGATAACAATTAAAGGCAGTAAAATACTTATAGCCAGGACCGGATATACCGGGGAGCCTCTCGGGTTTGAACTTTTTATTGCCCGGGAAGACGCGCTTAAAGTTTGGGACGCGCTCATTGAAAAAGAAGCCATTCCGGTAGGACTGGGCGCAAGAGATACTTTAAGATTAGAGAGCGGCCTTCCTTTATACGGGCACGAACTCGGAGTGGACCTGGAAGGAAAAGAAATCCCTATCTTTGCTGTTCCTCTTTCAAAATTTGCCGTTAGCTTTTCCCCTTTAAAAGAAAACTTTCTCGGAAAAGAAGCGCTCTTAAAACAATTTGAAGCGCAAAAGAAAATAATAAAAAAAGATTATTCCGCCATTAACGATCTTCCAAAACACATCCTGCCGTTCGCAATAATAGGACGAGGAATAGCAAGGCAGGGATTTAAAGTTTATAAAGGCGAAAAAGCCGTAGGTTATGTGACAAGCGGCACCATGATACCTTATTTTAAAACTACCGGGGAAGGGCTCGCAACCGGTATTTCCGAAGAACGCGGCATGAGAGCGATCGGACTGGCTCTGCTCGATTCTGATATAAGCGAGGGCGATAATATTCAAGTTGATATCCGTGGCGTAAAAGCAGACGGTATTATTGTAAAATGGCATTTGAGAACTGATGCCCCGCCTTATGCAAGACCAATACTCGCAGAACACACTGCTTTGGTAAAGCCCCTAAGTGAAAATACTTACAAAGAAAAGACAGAAAACCTGCTGGAAAAAGCTTTTAACAATACGGTCTGGAGGCAAAAAGAGTGTATTAATCTTATTCCGTCAGAGCAAACCCATTCTCCGGCAACACGTCTTCTTTCCGTCATGGATTCTTCCTTCCGTTACGCCGAACATAAAAAAGTAAGATCTTTTTACGACACCGAAGTATTTTATTATCAGGGTACGGATTTTATTGCGGAAGTGGAAAACCTGCTCGCAGCGGAATTCAGGAAATATCTCGGCTGTAAAAATGTGGAAACAAGAACAGTCTCAGGACAGATGGCAAATACAGCTGTTTTCGCGGCCATGCTAGATTTTGTTAACAGGGATAACAGGAAAGCAGAACCCAGACGTTTGAAAAATGTTATGAACAACCACATAATAAAAGGCGGGCATCTTTCCGCCCAACCTATGGGCGCGCTCAATAATTTTATTCAAATTGATCCTGTCACGGAAAGACCTTCGGTAATTAATTTCCCGACTCTTCCCGGTAATCCTTATAAAATAGACGCAAACGCCGCAAAAAGACTTATCGCGGAAAATCTACCGGACCTTATAATATTCGGAAAATCCCTGGTGCTGCATCCCGAACCTGTTGAAGAGGTTAAAGCCTTTATGCAGGCGCAGGGAATAAAATCTATCGTAATGTATGATATGGCCCATGTGCTGGGACTTATCGGGCCCTATTTTCAGGAGCCTTTCAAAGACGGTGCAGATATTGTTACCGGTTCTACGCATAAAACTTTCTTTGGAAGCCAGCGCGGCATAATTTCTTCCGACTTTGCCGAAAAAGACGATAACTATAAACTCTGGGAGACAATTGAAAACCGTGTATTTCCCGGTTCCGTTTCCAACCATCACCTCGGGACCCTTCTCGGGCTTTTAATGTCGGCTTATGAGATGAACAATTTTAAGGATGAGTATCAGGAAAAAGTTATAATGAATGCAAAAGCTCTTGCCAAAGCTTTAAAAGATCTGGGCTTTGAAGTCGCAGGAGATCCTGCGGTGTCTTTTACCGAAACCCATCAAATTATAGTAAATGTCGGGTATGCGAAAGGCCCGGAAGTCGCAAAGCGCCTTGAAGAGAATAATATCATAGTAAATTATCAGGCCACCCCGGAAGAAGAGGGTTTCACAGCTTCCGGCGCCCTCCGTCTCGGTTCCCAGGAAATGACAAGATTCGGCTTAAATGAGGATGATTTTAAAACAGTAGCCCAGCTGATCAAAGACGCATTTGACGGAAAATCCGTAAAGGAAGAAGTTAAAAAGTTCAGAGAAAACTTTTTAGATCTTAAATTCTGCTTTAAAGAACCGGAATTGGAAGAAAAGATCCAAAGACTGCACAGTTTAATCTAATATTTCATGTTTTTATTTCAATTTATCCTCGAAACCACAAAAAGTGGGACAGGCACGTGCCTGTCCCACTTTTTTTGTTTTTTTATTCGGCCAGTTTTGGATTCCCGCAGGCAGAGCAAAAATTATCAAAAGCTTTAAGCCCGTTACCGCAGGAATTACAGTAAACCGACTCTTTGTCTGAAGTATTTTCTTCGGTTATCGGACCCGGTTTGACGTATTTTTTTATATCCTCTCCCCGCCTTATGAGCTCACTTTCCACCAGAGACATGAAATACGGGGATTTGCTTTCCCAGACATATAATTGAACCAGATCTTCAAGCTCGAGATTCGCTATATTCAGCTTTTCCTTCAGAGAGTTGCTTATAAGCCCGCTCAGTTTATCATGCCCATCCACGGTCTTTATTATATCTTCTTTTAAATCTTTTTCAATCTCCTCCGGATTTTCTCCCCGCTCTTTAAGCTCTATTTTTACAAGCTCAAAATATTCCGGCACATACTCTCCGGAATTCTTTTTCTTCCATATGTTTTTTAGATCATTTGTTAAATACATCTTTATTTGTTCTTTCGCGAATTCTTTGTCAAACATTTTAGCTCCTCAATGAAATATGAATATTAAAGGGCTATCTTAAGCTTCATTCAACATCCGTAAGGATGGAATGAAAGCGACCTATAAAGGTTTAGAAGATAGCCCTTTAATAATTCTAAGATCAGTTTAACACAGATTTTTTAAAAGTCAATAGATGATGAAAACAATAATTATTTGTTATTATATAGTAAAGGAAATTAGCCTGAAGAAATTGTCCGATACTTGTAAGATATTATTCTGCGGGTAGTATCAAAATAAATGTTGAGCCTCGGCCCACTTCACTTTCAACTTTTATATCACCCTGCATACTTGCAAGTAACGTTTTGACTATAGAAAGCCCGAGACCTGTTCCCTGCCCGGCTTTTTTTGTAGTATAAAAAGGAGTAAATATCTTTCCCAGATTCTCCCGGGATATTCCTTCGCCCGTATCGGTAAATTTAACAACAATTTTACCGTTTTCCATCTGTGTTTGTATTATTAAACGACCGCCCGAAGGCATAGCATCTCTGGCGTTAGATATTATGTTCATAAACACCTGCTCAAGCTGCTGCGGAGCCGCCACATGCAACAGATTATCCGCGTATTCTTTCACTACGGTAACATTCATTATTTTAAGATGATTTTTTGTAAGCACAAGTACCGCATCTATCATTTTATGAATATCAACAGGCTGAATCTCCGATCCTTTTGTGCG from Candidatus Firestonebacteria bacterium RIFOXYD2_FULL_39_29 encodes the following:
- a CDS encoding glycine cleavage system protein T; this encodes MSELLKTVFFDKHIAANATMTDFGGWNMPLNYPRGILEEHLITRKNAGLFDVSHMGRFVIRGKNSLLFLQHVLTNNAAALDINQAQYTIIQNSNGGAIDDAYLYKFAPTEYILVVNAGNQLRVWEHLSHTAKRYSSAVEFEDRSIEIAMLSLQGPKSKTILSSLLEGGRIPDPVKNAMSSITIKGSKILIARTGYTGEPLGFELFIAREDALKVWDALIEKEAIPVGLGARDTLRLESGLPLYGHELGVDLEGKEIPIFAVPLSKFAVSFSPLKENFLGKEALLKQFEAQKKIIKKDYSAINDLPKHILPFAIIGRGIARQGFKVYKGEKAVGYVTSGTMIPYFKTTGEGLATGISEERGMRAIGLALLDSDISEGDNIQVDIRGVKADGIIVKWHLRTDAPPYARPILAEHTALVKPLSENTYKEKTENLLEKAFNNTVWRQKECINLIPSEQTHSPATRLLSVMDSSFRYAEHKKVRSFYDTEVFYYQGTDFIAEVENLLAAEFRKYLGCKNVETRTVSGQMANTAVFAAMLDFVNRDNRKAEPRRLKNVMNNHIIKGGHLSAQPMGALNNFIQIDPVTERPSVINFPTLPGNPYKIDANAAKRLIAENLPDLIIFGKSLVLHPEPVEEVKAFMQAQGIKSIVMYDMAHVLGLIGPYFQEPFKDGADIVTGSTHKTFFGSQRGIISSDFAEKDDNYKLWETIENRVFPGSVSNHHLGTLLGLLMSAYEMNNFKDEYQEKVIMNAKALAKALKDLGFEVAGDPAVSFTETHQIIVNVGYAKGPEVAKRLEENNIIVNYQATPEEEGFTASGALRLGSQEMTRFGLNEDDFKTVAQLIKDAFDGKSVKEEVKKFRENFLDLKFCFKEPELEEKIQRLHSLI